In [Mycobacterium] stephanolepidis, the genomic window CGATCGGGGCGTCCATTCCCGACATCCCCAGCATGCCGGCATCGAGTGCCTTCTCGAGCATGTCAGCCATGCGGTCGAGTTCCGTGCGGGTGGGGAAAGACCAGTTGTTGGTAGCGCGGCCCAATCCCATGACAGCGGTGCGTAGATCTGAATGCCCAAGGAACGAGGTCACATTCGGGCCGAGCGGCAGCGCGTCGATCTTCTTGACGTAGCTTTCCGGATCGGTCCAGTCCTGGAACTCGTTGAGTGCTCCGATCACATGCTTGCGCGGCACTGCCTCCACACGGCTGAATAGGTCGGCGGCGTCGTCGGGCTTGGCATAGACGGTCGACATGGAACAGCAGCCCAACACGAGTGTGGTGACGCCGTGGCGCACCGATTCGTCGAGGCCGGGGTTGAGCAGCACCTCGGCGTCGTAGTGGGTGTGCATATCGACGAACCCGGGTAGAACCCACTTGCCGCCTGCATCGATCACCTCGGGGCAATCGGTCTCGTCGAGCGGGGTGGTGGAGACGGTGGCAACCCGCCCCTCCTTGATGCCGAGGTTGGCCCTACGGGGTTCGGAGTTGGTGCCGTCGAACCAGAGGCCATCGCGAATGATCAGGTCGTAGTCGCTCATGGGGGCTGCCCTTCGTTGGGTGTTACGGCGAGTCTAAAAAAGATGGCAACCAATCACAATGTTAGTGATGGGCGCCACATTTGTGTTGCATTCCTCTAGTGTGCACCCGTGAGTCCCACCCAGGCCGAGCGCCGTGAATCCACGATCGCCAGGCTGCTCGATTCCGGTATCGGCACCATCGCTGAGCTGGGATATTCGCGTGCCTCCGTGCAGCGGATCGCGAAGCGTGCCGGGCTCTCCTACGGGGCGCTGTTCCGGCATTTCCCGACCGTCGGCGAGTTCATGGCCGCGGTGGCGCGTGAGACGCTGCGCCGGCAGCTGGCCACCGTGCGCGCGCAGTTCGATGAGGCGGGCGACCGGCTCACCGAATTCGAGGACGTGATGGCGGTGATGCGCTCGCTCAAAGAGGAGCCCATCAACGCCGTGCTCTACGAACTCATGGTGGCCGCGCGCACCGACACGCAGCTGCGGGAGACCTTGCAGGTAGCGGTCGCCGAGTACGGCGCTCAGATGGTCACGCTGGCACGCTCGGTGCCAGGAACCGACCAGTTGTCCGACACGGACCTGGTGACGTTGGTCTTCATGATCACCGACATGTTCGACGGGGAGGCGCTGGTGAAGACCCTGCGTCCCTACCCGGAGCTCGTCGCGGGCAGGGACGAGTTGCTCGCCAAGCTACTGCGGGGATACCGCCCGGATGCATAGCCAGGCATACCCGAGCCGATAGGGTCTGGGGCATGCGCGTCCTTGTCATTGGGTCCGGTGGCCGTGAACACGCTTTGTTGATCGCCCTGAAGCGTGACCCGCACGTGGACTACCTGGCGGTGGCCCCGGGCAATGCGGGGACCTCAACGGTGGCCGAACAGCATGCCGTCGACATCAGCTCCGGTGCCGAGGTTGTGGCGTTGGCCGCCAAGCTCAACATCGACCTCGTCGTCATCGGCCCCGAGGTGCCATTGGTGCTGGGCGTTGGCGATGCTGTTCGCGCGGCGGGTATCGCGTGCTTCGGTCCCTCGGCGGACGCCGCTCGCATCGAGGGTTCCAAGGCCTTCGCCAAGGACGTCATGACCGCCGCGGGCGTACGCACTGCGCGCAGTGAGATCGTTGACAACCCAGCGCATCTGGACGCCGCACTGGACCGGTTCGCGAGCGAGCCGGCCTGGGTGGTCAAGGATGACGGGCTGGCCGCGGGTAAGGGTGTGGTGGTCACCGCCGATCGTGCCGCGGCTCGCGCCCATGCCGCCAGTCTGCTCGACGACGGACATCCGGTGCTGCTGGAGTCCTTCCTGGACGGGCCCGAGGTTTCGCTGCTGTGCATCGTTGACGGCGAGACTGTGGTGCCACTGCTGCCCGCACAGGACCACAAGCGGGTCGGCGACGGCGACACCGGTCCGAACACCGGTGGCATGGGTGCCTACAGTCCGCTGCCCTGGCTGCCCGATGAGACTGTCGCTGAAATTGTTGACACCGTACTCAAACCCGTTGCCGCTGAGCTTGTTAAGCGCGGCAGCCGGTTCTCTGGCGTGCTGTACGCCGGCCTGGCGATCACCTCGAACGGCCCCTCGGTCGTCGAATTCAATTGCCGCTTCGGCGATCCCGAGACCCAGGCGGTGTTGGCGCTACTGGAATCGCCGCTGGGGCAGCTGCTGAATGCCGCCGCGACCGGGACTCTCCCAGACTTCGGTCCGCTGCGCTGGCAGGACGGCAGTGCCGTGACCGTGGTGCTGGCCGCCGAGAACTATCCGCTGCGTCCGCGCACAGGCGATGTGATCACCGGCTCTGAGGCCGAGGGTGTCTTGCACGCTGGGACGGCCCGCCGGGAGGACGGCGCCGTCGTGTCCTCGGGCGGACGGGTGCTCTCCGTCGTCGGCACCGGCAAGGACCTGCAGGCTGCACGTGCCGACGCCTACGCGAAGATCGAAGCGATTCGCCTGCCCGGCAGTCACTTCCGTAGTGACATCGGATTGGCTGCCGCCGAAGGGCGTATCAGCCTCTAGGGGATGGCAAGGGGGATTGGTGGGACGTCGCAGGTGGTTTGCGCTGGGAGCGGTGGCGCTGGCATTCGTTGCGATCGCGCTGCTGATGCTCAGCTGGCGGTCGAACCGATCGCAGGCGGTGCCGGCTCCGGACGTCCACGAGCTGTCGTTGTGTACTGCCGTCCTAGCCGTGGGGGAGCGCGCCGAATCCGAGTACGACGATTTCTCGAGATTGACAAGAAATCGCGCGTGGTCATGGGAGGACCCGCGGGTCGGCCCCGCTGCCTCGGCGTTCAGCAAGGCATTGCGGCGTGAGGCGGAGTCTTTACGGACGCTGATGCCGGACGATCACGCCGACCACGGACTGACTCTGGAGGCGGACATCCGTGGCATGGCAGAGAACGACATCGTGCTTGCCGACAAGCTCGCCCGCCGTGACGGACTCCTTTCGATCGACGCGTTGGTTCTCGGCTACGAATTCGCGCATCAGTCGGCGGCTCGCTCCTGTGACATAACCCGTGACTTCGAAGCCATCAGACAGGAACAAGTACGCCAGTGCGAAGGTCGCCGGTCGGGGTCGATTGCCAATTGGTGGACGATGAGCTGCGTTCAGGAGCCCAAGGAGCCCTCGACGACCTTCGAGATCCCTCCGAATCCGGGGCTCTAGGCCGCCAGGATTGGTGCGATCCAGCCCAGTGCGAGGGGGACCTGCGAC contains:
- a CDS encoding TetR/AcrR family transcriptional regulator; the protein is MSPTQAERRESTIARLLDSGIGTIAELGYSRASVQRIAKRAGLSYGALFRHFPTVGEFMAAVARETLRRQLATVRAQFDEAGDRLTEFEDVMAVMRSLKEEPINAVLYELMVAARTDTQLRETLQVAVAEYGAQMVTLARSVPGTDQLSDTDLVTLVFMITDMFDGEALVKTLRPYPELVAGRDELLAKLLRGYRPDA
- the purD gene encoding phosphoribosylamine--glycine ligase gives rise to the protein MRVLVIGSGGREHALLIALKRDPHVDYLAVAPGNAGTSTVAEQHAVDISSGAEVVALAAKLNIDLVVIGPEVPLVLGVGDAVRAAGIACFGPSADAARIEGSKAFAKDVMTAAGVRTARSEIVDNPAHLDAALDRFASEPAWVVKDDGLAAGKGVVVTADRAAARAHAASLLDDGHPVLLESFLDGPEVSLLCIVDGETVVPLLPAQDHKRVGDGDTGPNTGGMGAYSPLPWLPDETVAEIVDTVLKPVAAELVKRGSRFSGVLYAGLAITSNGPSVVEFNCRFGDPETQAVLALLESPLGQLLNAAATGTLPDFGPLRWQDGSAVTVVLAAENYPLRPRTGDVITGSEAEGVLHAGTARREDGAVVSSGGRVLSVVGTGKDLQAARADAYAKIEAIRLPGSHFRSDIGLAAAEGRISL